ATCGCAATTAATATACCCAACTTAGAAAATCTGATTAAATAATATAAAAACGCCAAAAACAAAGGATAAATAAAATCTCTGGGAGTTCCAGAAAATAAGTCATCATGTAAGCAGAGACTTTGATTTAATAATAATGATGCAATAAATCCCGTCATTGGTATGGGAAATATTTGCAGACAAACGAGAAAGCAGTAACTAGTTGTAATTATTCCTAGAACTATCGGGAAAATTTTGCTAAAAAAAACTGGATCGATATTTAAAGCGACAACTATTTTATAAAGCAGCCCATATCCAATTGGGGTGATTGATTGAAAATAATCAGCAATCAAATCCTCAGAAAATAAATCTGAGTTAAAGTAACGATATATCCAAGAAATATATTCTCGTGCATCGTCGCTGACTATATATTTACTGCTGAAAGCTTGTCGCACTCCGAGCAGAATATAAATAATAGCAAAAGCTAGACTTAAGCTATACCAAAAAATGACAATCCATCGGGATTGATTTTGATTACTGTTTTGGCTAATGGGTGTTGTGAAAATATTTTGTAATTGTGTAATTAGCACGGAGCAGAACTAGTTAACTATGAGTGTGACCATCGGGCATAATCGCCCCTGCTAAATTAGCACCAATCAACTTCACTAACAAGCGATCGCCAGAACGAATTTTTGCCCCAGTCAAGTCAGCCCCCCGCAAATCAGCACCACTCAAGTCTGCGCCAATTAAGTTAGCGTTACGTAAATTGGCTTCTCTGAGATCGGCTAGAAGTAGGTTTGCTCTAAATAAATTGGCTTCTGATAAATTTGCCCCCCGCAAAATTACTTTGTGCATAAAAGTATCGCTGAGGTCTGCACCCGTTAAATTGGCATAACTTAAGTTTCTTCCAGATAAATCTTTGTTACTTAAATTAGCCCGACTGAAATCTTTACCACTCAAATCTGGATTTTGGTTTGCTGTGTGATTGGGAGTTGGTGACGGTCTTTTTGGCTGGGGCGACTGATAGTGTGACGCATTATCATACTTACCATTCGGTTGAGGCGACTGATATGGTGATGCAGCATAATGCTTCCCATTTGGTTGGGGTGATGGATGGTGTGTAGCAGTATGATGCTTACCATTGGTCGAATGACCGTTAAAAGAACGCAATTTATCCCGCGCTTCATTAATGGCTTTGAGCTTTTCTTGAGCTTTTTGTTGCAAGCGGATATTATCTTTGGGAAGGCGGTCAGGATGCCAGACAAAGACTAAATCTTTATAAGCCTGGTTAACTTCGTCAAGTGTTGCACCAGGCTCTAATTCTAATATTCGATAATACCGCTCCAACTCGTTCATAGGATGTTGTTGATAGTCGATTGTCAGACAATTTTAGATTTGAGAATTTAGACTGGTGATTAACCCCACGGATATATTGAGAAAGGATGATGTTGGATTTGCGAATGATTTTACAGATAAATCTGGGGTTTGTACCATCCAGTAATTATGAGTCAGTAGTTATTGTCCCTT
This portion of the Aulosira sp. FACHB-615 genome encodes:
- a CDS encoding pentapeptide repeat-containing protein encodes the protein MNELERYYRILELEPGATLDEVNQAYKDLVFVWHPDRLPKDNIRLQQKAQEKLKAINEARDKLRSFNGHSTNGKHHTATHHPSPQPNGKHYAASPYQSPQPNGKYDNASHYQSPQPKRPSPTPNHTANQNPDLSGKDFSRANLSNKDLSGRNLSYANLTGADLSDTFMHKVILRGANLSEANLFRANLLLADLREANLRNANLIGADLSGADLRGADLTGAKIRSGDRLLVKLIGANLAGAIMPDGHTHS